From Natrinema amylolyticum, the proteins below share one genomic window:
- a CDS encoding RNase J family beta-CASP ribonuclease yields MEIEIATIGGYEEVGRQMTAVRAGDDIVIFDMGLNLSKVLIHDNIRTEGMHSLDLIDMGAIPDDRVMSDLEGDVKAIVPTHGHLDHIGAISKLAHRYDAPIVATPFTLELVKGELEEEGKFNTDNDLVEMEAGETMSIGDSGAVDLEFVNVTHSIVQAINPVLHTPEGAVVYGLDKRMDHTPVIGDPIDMERFREIGREGEGVLCYIEDCTNANKKGRTPSENVAREHLRDVLYSMEDYDGGIVATTFSSHIARVKSLIEFARDIDRTPILLGRSMETYSGTAKQIGIDFPSDVEMVGYRQSIEQTFERIMNEGKENFLPVVTGHQGEPRATLTRMGRGETPYELEDGDKVIFSARVIPEPTNEGQRYQAEKLLRMQGARIYDDIHVSGHLCQEGHYEMLDALQPEHIIPAHQDMSGFSGYVELASNRGYKLGRDLHVTSNGNVIELV; encoded by the coding sequence CATGGGACTGAACCTGTCGAAGGTCCTGATTCACGACAACATCCGCACCGAAGGGATGCACAGTCTCGATCTGATCGACATGGGCGCTATCCCCGACGATCGAGTCATGAGCGACCTCGAGGGCGACGTCAAAGCGATCGTCCCCACCCACGGCCACCTAGACCACATCGGTGCCATCTCCAAACTGGCCCACCGATACGATGCGCCCATCGTCGCGACGCCGTTCACGCTCGAGCTGGTCAAAGGCGAACTCGAAGAGGAAGGGAAGTTCAACACCGACAACGACCTCGTCGAAATGGAGGCCGGCGAAACGATGTCGATCGGCGACTCCGGTGCCGTCGACCTCGAATTCGTCAACGTCACGCACTCGATCGTCCAAGCGATCAACCCCGTCCTCCACACGCCGGAGGGGGCGGTCGTCTACGGATTGGACAAACGGATGGACCACACGCCCGTCATCGGCGACCCGATCGACATGGAGCGGTTCCGCGAGATCGGCCGCGAAGGCGAGGGCGTCCTCTGTTACATCGAGGACTGTACCAACGCGAACAAGAAGGGACGGACCCCCTCCGAGAACGTCGCCCGCGAACACCTCCGCGACGTCCTCTACAGCATGGAGGACTACGACGGCGGTATCGTCGCCACCACGTTCTCGAGTCACATCGCCCGCGTGAAATCCCTCATCGAATTCGCTCGAGATATCGATCGCACGCCGATCCTCCTCGGGCGCTCGATGGAGACCTACTCCGGGACCGCAAAACAGATCGGTATCGACTTCCCCTCTGACGTCGAGATGGTCGGCTACCGCCAGTCCATCGAGCAGACGTTCGAGCGCATCATGAACGAAGGCAAGGAGAACTTCCTGCCCGTCGTCACCGGTCATCAAGGCGAGCCTCGAGCAACACTGACGCGAATGGGTCGCGGCGAAACGCCGTACGAACTGGAGGACGGCGACAAAGTCATCTTTTCCGCTCGCGTTATTCCCGAACCGACGAACGAAGGCCAGCGTTACCAGGCCGAAAAGCTGCTCCGCATGCAGGGCGCACGCATCTATGACGACATCCACGTCTCTGGCCACCTCTGTCAGGAAGGTCACTACGAGATGCTCGATGCGCTGCAACCCGAGCACATTATCCCAGCTCACCAAGACATGAGCGGGTTCTCGGGGTACGTCGAACTGGCGTCCAACCGTGGATACAAGCTCGGACGCGACCTCCACGTCACCTCGAACGGGAACGTCATCGAACTCGTCTAA